Below is a window of Myxococcus guangdongensis DNA.
ACCGGTTCCTGGCGCGCATCTTCGTCGAGCCCGTGCCGGACCCTCGATTGGAGGACCTGCTCACGGGGGGCGCGATGCCGTGGGATTCGGAGGGGGGGCGGTGGGTCTCGTTGGAGACGCTCGATGTGCTCTCGCAGGCGGCGCGTGAGGCGGACCTCGCGGGTGTCCGGCCGCAGCTGGCGCATGCGCTGCGCTCGTTGCGCGCGGCGGGGCTGGGGTTGTCGGACCGGCGCGCGGTGAAGGCGCAGCGCCTGGTGGCCGCCGCGGGAGTGCTCGCGGGACGCTCCGTGCCCACGGCCTCGGATTTGTGGCCGCTGGTGTACGTGGTGCCGACGAAGGAGGGACAGGCGCTCGCGCGCGATGTGCTGCGGGAGGTGCTGGCCTCGTCGGAGAACCCCGCGCTCGCGGCGGCGGCGCTGGAGGCCAGTGCCGGTCCCCGGGCGCGCGCGCAGCGGTTGGCGCAGGCGGGGCAGGCGCTGCTCGCCGAGCGGCCCTCGACGGATTCGGCGGAGGCGCTCGCGGTCTGGCGTTTGAAGCTGGAGGGCGTGGCGCGGGAGATGGACGCGAGCTTCGCTCCGGAGTCGCTGAGTGATGACCTGAAGGTGCTGCGCGCGGGGCTCACGGAGGCGCTCGCCCTGAATGGGGCGGTGGCTTCCGAGACGGTGGCCCGGGTGCAAGGGGTCTGAGGCGCACCGAGGGGTCTTCACACCCCGGTGCCTGTGGGCCGCGTGTGTGTCGAGGCATGGACAGGCGCGGCGTGACGCGGGTGCTCGCGGGAGCCGCTGTGGGTGGACCGGAGTGCTCGTGGTGGACGGGGCGAGGCATATGTGTGGTGGAGCAGCGACAGGTGCGGTGGGATGCAGGGCGCCTCGCTGGTGCGGCAGGCTCGTCCCCGGTGTTGCTCGCCGGAAGGCGCGCGCGGTGGAGCACGGACATGCGTGGTGAGTCACGGGGCGCTTCACCGATGCGGCGGGCTCACCCTCGGTGCTGCTCGTCGAATGGCGCGCGCGGTGGAGCAGGGACATGAGTCGTCAGATTGAGGGCGCCCTGCCGGTGCGGTGGGGCCCTCGCGCGCAGCCGCTGGAGCCGCTGGCCGTGGTGGGCGTGGGGGACGTGGCCCATGCGCTCGCCCGGCGTGTGCTCCTGGAAGATGACGCGCGGCTCTCCTCGTGGAGTGGTGTCTCGGGGCGGGGCGTGCTCGTGCTGCTGGGCGCCGCCGAGTCCCTGCCTTGGGTGGATGGCGTCACGTACCTGGGGCGCGAGGTCTCCGCGCCCTCGCTGCTGTTGCCGTGTGCGCTGGCTCCCGAGGTGCTGGTGTCCGTGCTGGAGCGCGCGCTGCTCTCGCGCGTGGAGGTCGGGGGAACGCCGTTGGCCGTGTTGCCATCGGGGCCGTGGTTGCTGTCGGTCGCGTCGGCCCGGCCCGTGCACCGCGCCACGCTCGCCGCCTGGCTCGCGGATGAGGAGGGCGGGGCTTCATGAGCGCGCTGCCTCCCTCGCTGAGCCCCTGGGCCGAATCCCTGTCGCTGTTCCCCGAGCCCCTGTCGCTCCACGTGGGCGCGTATGTGGCGCGACTGGCCGCGGCCGTGGGTGGGATGCGCTCGCGCTCCAACGTGGAGGGCGGTGAGCCGGAGGGTTATGACGGGCTGTCCCGGCGCGGCTCGTTTGATCGGCTGCTCGTCAGCGAATGGCTCTGGGCGCTGGAGGCTCCCGAGGAGCTGGTGCGTCGCGCCGCCTTCGGAGAGCTCTCCTACCTGAAGCCCTCGTTCCGACAGCCGCAGGGCGCGCGTCGCACGGTGGTGTTGCTGGACGCGGGGCCGGACCAGCTCGGCAACCCGCGCATCGCGCATCTGGCGTTGCTCATCGTCATGGCTCGCCGCGCCGAGGCCGCGGGCGCGGCGTTCACCTGGGGCGTGCTCCAAGCGCCTCCTCCGAAACAGCGCCCGTACTCGGAGGTGACGTCGTCGTTGGTGCTGTCCTGGCTCGGCGCGAGGGACGTGGCGCCGCCCTCGGAAGCGCAGCTCGCCGCCTGGCGTGAGGCCCTGGCGTTGGAGGCCACCCCGGAAGATGCGTGGCTCGTGGGGGATGCTCGGCTGGCGCGGCTTCCGAGCGCCCGCGGGTTGTCTCGCGTCGAGGTGGGCGAGGTGATGGAGCCCGGTGAGCGCAAGCTCCAGGTGGACGTGCGTCCCGCGTCGCGTGAGACGCGCTCGGTGGTGTTGGAGTTGCCGCCCGCGGACGACTGCATCCGGCTCTTGCGAGACCCGTTCCAGGCGCGCGTCGCGAAGCCCGTGGTGCGCCTGTCCGAGGACCGACCCACGTCGTTCCACTTCTCCGCGGAGGGCCGCCGGCTGGTGACGTTCCACGCGGATGGCAGTGTGTCCGCGATGGCCATCCCCGCCTCGCCGATGGCCACCCTCCCCAAGCCCCGACGCATGAAGGTGAAGCCGAACCAGACGGTGCTGGCCGCGGGCTGGCGACCGAATGGTGGGCTGCTCACGTTGATGGAGCGCGAGGACCGCTACGTGCTCCACGGCACGCTGTCGCAGCCGCGCATCCATCGAGGCGTGGGCTCGGCCGAGGTCATCGGCGGGTGGACGTCCGGATATGCGCCCACGTTCCCCTCCGCGACTCCAGGTCCGGGGCGACTGTTCTCGTGGCGAGACAGGGGCCGTCACGAGATGGTGCTGCTGCTGACGCGCACCGGTGGGCTCTTCCTGGTGTATCGCGTCGAAGCCGAACAGCGCGTCGAGATGGTGGCGCTCGACTACCCGGTGACGGCGATGGCGGAGGTGGGCAACAAGCTCGTCTACATCCGTGGCGGCGCGAAGGTGCCCGTCAGCTCGCGCCTGGAGCGACTGAGACGCGAGCCCCCGCAGTGGGGCGACAACGGCAAGCCGGTGTTCGTGCTCGCGCCGCAGGAGGACGCGCCCCCGCCTCCGGCCCGGACGTCGTTGCACGTCATGGGCACCTGGGACGCCGAGGACGTGGTGCTGAACGTGAAACAGGGCGAGGCCTGTTTCGGTTGGGCGCGTGATGTCCCGGTGGTCCAGGGGATGGGGCTGCTCGCGGCGCGGCATTCGTCGACGGTGTGGCGGATGTTCCTCGCGGACCACCATGTGGACATCGCCGTGCCGGAGGGCGCGCGCGTCGTGGGCACGGGGGTCTGCCACTTCGTGGAGAACCAGGTGGGACTGTTCGTCCTGGGCGCGGACCAGCGCACGCTCCTGTGGCTGACGGGGAAGCGCGAGTTCGTGTTGACGAAGGCGTCGGATGGGGTGACGCACGCCGAGGTCAGCCACGCCGGGCCGCTGCTCGCGTGGCTGACGCGGAGTGGGGAGTTGGTGGTGATGGAACTGACGCTGGGGCGGGTGCTCTATCGCGCGACGACGGGAGGGAGGTGATGCGGACGCGTCCTTCGACCTCGCCACGTCAGCACCTGCATCGGGGCACGGTGAGCGCCGTGGCGTTCTGGTTCGACCCGGTGCTGCTCTCGGAGGACGAGGCGCGTCGGCGGGTGATGTCGCTGTGGGCGCCGGGGGCTTGCGTGCTGTGGGTGGCGGAGGGGTATCTGCTGCGCCTGCCCGTCTCGCGTCGCTGTGATGCGGGGACGAGCCCGGGCCTCGCGCTCACGCTGGAGCGGGGGGTGCTCGTCTCGGCGCCTCTGTCGTCCGCGGAGTGGGAGCGGGTGGAGGCGCGGCCGGGCTCGCTCGTGCTCGTGCGGGGCGGACAGGCCTGGGTGTATCCGGTGACGGGCGCGCTGCCGGTGGACGTGTCCTCGTGGCTCGATGTGTCGGCGTGGACCGTGGTGCCCACGCGGGGCCTGGGGGCGCCACCTGCTCCCGTGGTGTCCGCGGTGGAGCCGAAGGCGCCGCTCACGCGGGCCTTCTTCGGCTCCGCGGTCCCTGAGTTGTCGACGGAGGCGAAGGAGGTCCTGGCGCGCATGCAGGGGCGCGTGGTGGAGGCTCCTGTGGTCGTGAAGCCTCTGGGCTGGCGGGAGCGGCTGCGCGCGGCCCTCGGGCGGGGTGGTGCGACGGCGCGCGGTGGCTTGCTGTCGCGGCTGCGCGCGGCCCTCGGGCCCGGAGATGCGGCGCGGCCTGATGGGTTGTCGCGGCGGCGTGAGGGGGATGGCTCGGCGTCTGGTGCGGGAACGCGTCCGGGTGTGCTGTCGCGACTGCGCGCCGCGTTCGGTCGAGGCAAGGACTCCGGCTCCGGTGAAGGGACGGGTCCCGGCATGCTGTCGCGACTGCGCGCCGCGTTCGGTCGAGGCGAGGACTCCCGCTCCGGTGAAGGGACGGGTCCCGGCATGCTGTCGCGACTGCGCGCCGCGTTCGGTCGAGGCGCTGCTTCCGAGGGTTCTCGGCCGGGTGGGTTGTCGCGTCTGCGCGCGCTCTTCGGTCGAGGAGAGGGCGCTCGTCCCGGTTCGACGTCGAGCGCACCCGCCGCTGGGCGCGAGGCCTCGACGGGGTGGTGGAGTCGGCTGCGCGCCGCCTTCGGCGCAGGTGCGGGTGGCGCGGAGGCACGTGACCCATCGGCGTTGGCTCGGGCCTCCGGTGAGAGCACGGGAAGCTGGCTCGGCCGGTTCGCCGCGTGGCTCGGGCGCGGTGTCACCTCGAGCGAGGGCTCGCACCGTGATGCTCTGTCCACCTCCAGGAATCCATCCTGGTTGGGTCGATGGTTGTCATCCCTGTTCTCCTCGGTCGAGGACGCGCAGCCCTCGGGGACCAGCACCGGCGCTCGCGCCGAGGCTCCCGGTCCGCCTCCCACGCCTCCGGGCCCGGGCCTGCTCTCGCGCCTGTCCCGATGGCTCACCCACCAGTCGCCGCTGAGCCACCTGCTCCTGCGTCGCAAGGCGGATTACCTGCGCCGCCTGTTCGAGATGTTCGAGGACGGAGACCTGCAATCGGCCCTGCGCCATGCCGTGCCGCTGGGCGCGGGTGCTCCCGACGCGAACACCCGCGAGGCGCTCGGACTGCCGGGCCCTCGCGAGAAGCTCACGCTGCAACTCGGACCCCGAGGTCCCGCCACCACCTTCGCGGGCGGCGAAGACCTCTACGAGGCGCTGCGCCAGCGCTACCGCGCGGCCTTCCAGCGCTTCGAGCGCGAGGGCCGCATCGACGAGGCCGTGTTCGTGCTCTCCGAGTTGCTCGGCGCGCACGCGGAGGCCGTCGCCTTCCTGGAGAAGCACGGCCGCTTCCAGCTCGCCGCGGAGCTCGCCGAGGGCCGCGCCCTGGACCCGACCATCGTCGTGCGCCAATGGTTCCTCGCGAAGGACCCCCAGCGCGCGGTGGCCATCGCCCGACGCAGCGGCTGCTTCGCGCACGTGGTGGTCCGGCTGGAGCGCACGCACCCCGAGGAGGCCCGCGCGTTGCGGCTCCTCTGGGCGCAGGAGCGCGCGGACGCGGGCCATTGGGCGATGGCCGTGCATGTCATCTGGCCCGTGGTGGAGCAGCGGGAGCTGGCGCGCGAATGGCTGGAGCGCGGCGTCGAGGTCGGTGGCGGCATCGGCGCGCACCTGCTGGCCCGCTGGGCCTGCGCGCTCCCGGACGGCCTGTCCTCCACGCACGCTCGCGTGGCGGCCCTGCTGGACGACGAGACACCCCAGGGCGCCCAGGAGCGGCTCACGTTCGCCGAAGCCCTGTCCCAGGAGTCCGTCTCCGCCGCGCGCGCGACGCTGCTCCAGCCCACCGTGCGCGCCCTGCTGAAGGACCGCGCCGCGGGCCGCGCCCACGTCACCGTCGAGCTCCTCGAGCGACTGCTCAAGGAGCTGCTCGACGGCGCCTTGCGCGCGGACCTCCCCACGCTGCCCACGCAGCGCCTCGCGGCCTGGGGCTCGGACCCGAGCCTGCCTCCCGTCGTGGCGTCCGCCTCGCTCGCCGACGCGGGGCCTCACCTCATCCACGACGCCGTGGTGCTGTCCGGCGGCCGCGTGCTGCTCGCGCTGGGCGAGGCGGGCGCGGTGCTGCTCAACCCCGAGGGCCGCAGGCTCGCGCACCTGGATGTCCCCGCCTTCTCGCTGGTCGCCTCGCTGCACGCAGACCGCGTGCTGGCCCTGGCGCCCCGGGGCGAGCTGCATCGCGTGTCCCGCGTCGACGTGATGTCACGCAAGGCCACGCACTGGTGCGACCTCGCCATGGAGAGCTGGGCGCCCACCTACGACGGCGGGAGCTGGTTCGTCGTGTCCGGCCACACGGTGATGATGCTGGACGCCCAGGCCCCCGACGCGCGGGCCCTGTGGCGCGTGGCGGAGGTGCCCGGCACCGTGCGCTCCCTCGCCGTGGACGATTCGTGGCTGAGCTTCACCACCAGCCACCTGGAGCGCTGGACCTACGAGCTGCACAACGGCCCCACGCTGCGCGCGCGCGGACCGCTGGTGTCGGGGCAGGCGGAGCAGGTGCTGGGGCTGCGCTCCTGCGCGCTCACCCCGGACGGCGAGGCCCGCGCGGCCGTGCTCAGGGTCGACGATGGAGGACCCCTGTTCCGCCGCGTCGACTGGCTGTGGCTGCCACCCACCATCCCCCGTCAGGCCACGCCGTGGGTCTCCGACGCGGAGCTCGGCGAGCCCGTGCACCAGGTCCTCACCCCGACGTGGCGCGCGGAGGTGGTGCGCTGCCTGGAGGGCTGGGACGCGCGACTGCTCGACGCCCGCGGTGTCCTGCGCGCCCGGCTCACCCTCACCTTCGAGGGAGACACGCCGCCGCGCGTCCGGCTGGGCCACTCGACGCTGCTCGTGTACGACGTGCACGGCCGCGTGCTGTGTCTGGACCTGGTGCACGGCACCGTGCGCCACGTCATCGCCACGTGACGACGCGCGCTCAGGAGTGGGTGAGCAGGCCCGGCGGCAGGTCGACGGAGGTGGCGCGCAGCACGCGCGCCTCGTCATCCACGTCCAGCACCACCCGCACACCTTCGACGCAGACGAGCAGCGCGGGGGGCGTGCCCGGCAGCGCCATCAACCACGTGGACGCCATGGGCAGCTCGGTGCCCACCAGCTCCGCGGCGCGCAGCAGGTGCATGCGCACCGAGTGGGCCACCGGCGCGGGCAGCAGGCGCAGCGGCAGGGACACGTCCTCGCGCAGCTCCAGCGCATACGTGCCCGAGGGCTCGCGCGCGGGAATCTCCTCCGCGAAGCGCAGGCGCGAGCGCACCGCGCCCATCATCGACTCGGGCATGGCGGGCTTGTGCAGGTAGCCCACCACGCCGCCCAGCGGCACCTCCTGGCCG
It encodes the following:
- a CDS encoding AAA family ATPase, which encodes MSVSFEAAAGAVRDALSDAGRGLVEREAMVELIALSAVAGEHLLVIGPPGTAKSEAVRRTARALGGSYFEYLLGRFTEPSELFGPVDLRKLREGLVETQTTGMLPEADVAFLDEVFLGSTAILNTLLGLLNERTFRRGHTRMKCPLRVCVGAANALPEDESLAAFADRFLARIFVEPVPDPRLEDLLTGGAMPWDSEGGRWVSLETLDVLSQAAREADLAGVRPQLAHALRSLRAAGLGLSDRRAVKAQRLVAAAGVLAGRSVPTASDLWPLVYVVPTKEGQALARDVLREVLASSENPALAAAALEASAGPRARAQRLAQAGQALLAERPSTDSAEALAVWRLKLEGVAREMDASFAPESLSDDLKVLRAGLTEALALNGAVASETVARVQGV
- a CDS encoding bpX5 domain-containing protein translates to MSRQIEGALPVRWGPRAQPLEPLAVVGVGDVAHALARRVLLEDDARLSSWSGVSGRGVLVLLGAAESLPWVDGVTYLGREVSAPSLLLPCALAPEVLVSVLERALLSRVEVGGTPLAVLPSGPWLLSVASARPVHRATLAAWLADEEGGAS
- a CDS encoding bpX6 domain-containing protein, whose protein sequence is MRTRPSTSPRQHLHRGTVSAVAFWFDPVLLSEDEARRRVMSLWAPGACVLWVAEGYLLRLPVSRRCDAGTSPGLALTLERGVLVSAPLSSAEWERVEARPGSLVLVRGGQAWVYPVTGALPVDVSSWLDVSAWTVVPTRGLGAPPAPVVSAVEPKAPLTRAFFGSAVPELSTEAKEVLARMQGRVVEAPVVVKPLGWRERLRAALGRGGATARGGLLSRLRAALGPGDAARPDGLSRRREGDGSASGAGTRPGVLSRLRAAFGRGKDSGSGEGTGPGMLSRLRAAFGRGEDSRSGEGTGPGMLSRLRAAFGRGAASEGSRPGGLSRLRALFGRGEGARPGSTSSAPAAGREASTGWWSRLRAAFGAGAGGAEARDPSALARASGESTGSWLGRFAAWLGRGVTSSEGSHRDALSTSRNPSWLGRWLSSLFSSVEDAQPSGTSTGARAEAPGPPPTPPGPGLLSRLSRWLTHQSPLSHLLLRRKADYLRRLFEMFEDGDLQSALRHAVPLGAGAPDANTREALGLPGPREKLTLQLGPRGPATTFAGGEDLYEALRQRYRAAFQRFEREGRIDEAVFVLSELLGAHAEAVAFLEKHGRFQLAAELAEGRALDPTIVVRQWFLAKDPQRAVAIARRSGCFAHVVVRLERTHPEEARALRLLWAQERADAGHWAMAVHVIWPVVEQRELAREWLERGVEVGGGIGAHLLARWACALPDGLSSTHARVAALLDDETPQGAQERLTFAEALSQESVSAARATLLQPTVRALLKDRAAGRAHVTVELLERLLKELLDGALRADLPTLPTQRLAAWGSDPSLPPVVASASLADAGPHLIHDAVVLSGGRVLLALGEAGAVLLNPEGRRLAHLDVPAFSLVASLHADRVLALAPRGELHRVSRVDVMSRKATHWCDLAMESWAPTYDGGSWFVVSGHTVMMLDAQAPDARALWRVAEVPGTVRSLAVDDSWLSFTTSHLERWTYELHNGPTLRARGPLVSGQAEQVLGLRSCALTPDGEARAAVLRVDDGGPLFRRVDWLWLPPTIPRQATPWVSDAELGEPVHQVLTPTWRAEVVRCLEGWDARLLDARGVLRARLTLTFEGDTPPRVRLGHSTLLVYDVHGRVLCLDLVHGTVRHVIAT
- a CDS encoding response regulator; this translates as MSHSVRHLLLVEDDPSWRKRLADAAHAEGVAVSHASDGVEALDWLRTHPRAGHPDLILLDLMLPRMDGWELYGQLRTDARLRHLNVLMFSEALHGQEVPLGGVVGYLHKPAMPESMMGAVRSRLRFAEEIPAREPSGTYALELREDVSLPLRLLPAPVAHSVRMHLLRAAELVGTELPMASTWLMALPGTPPALLVCVEGVRVVLDVDDEARVLRATSVDLPPGLLTHS